Proteins co-encoded in one Sporosarcina sp. FSL K6-1522 genomic window:
- a CDS encoding conserved virulence factor C family protein → MKIVTIEPTPSPNSMKIVLDTELPQGTSYNYKKSDAETATHPASALLAINGVKGIYHVMNFMAIERVGKVAWETILADVQAVFNEGEAEETLAEEQVDDSYGEVYVHVQTYKDVPLQVKVFDSASEERFGLSDRFVKAMEAVHRAEVENYILLRKWADYGIRYGEKAEIGETVRQEIEAAYPEGRLQEIIRQANEGNTATVQRGKHISLEDFSVDEWETRFQLLDQMPDPDLADIPVLDRALEDEKMSIRRLATVYLGMIEDEAVIPYVEKALKDKSWAVRRTAADCMSDLGFEGFEQAAIETLNDKNKLVRWRAAMFLYETGTEQALPALKAAENDPEFEVKLQIRMAIARIAEGEDAKGSVWKQMTEARTGVAKE, encoded by the coding sequence ATGAAAATCGTAACGATTGAACCGACACCAAGTCCAAATTCTATGAAGATTGTGCTCGACACGGAGTTGCCACAAGGGACTAGCTATAACTATAAAAAAAGCGATGCAGAGACAGCAACACATCCCGCTTCCGCCTTACTGGCTATTAACGGGGTAAAAGGGATTTATCATGTCATGAACTTCATGGCGATTGAACGAGTTGGGAAGGTTGCATGGGAAACTATTCTTGCAGACGTCCAAGCTGTTTTCAATGAAGGGGAAGCAGAGGAAACGCTTGCGGAAGAACAAGTTGACGATAGTTATGGAGAAGTTTACGTGCATGTACAAACGTATAAAGATGTTCCGCTTCAAGTGAAAGTGTTCGATAGCGCTTCTGAAGAACGTTTTGGCTTAAGTGATCGCTTCGTCAAGGCTATGGAAGCTGTGCACCGTGCAGAGGTTGAAAACTACATTTTGCTGCGTAAATGGGCAGATTACGGTATTCGTTACGGGGAAAAAGCTGAAATTGGTGAGACGGTTCGTCAAGAAATCGAGGCAGCGTACCCGGAAGGACGCTTGCAAGAAATTATTCGTCAGGCGAACGAGGGCAACACCGCAACGGTTCAACGCGGAAAGCACATTTCGCTTGAGGATTTCTCAGTAGACGAATGGGAAACGAGATTCCAATTGCTCGATCAAATGCCAGATCCTGATTTGGCGGATATACCTGTGCTGGACCGGGCTCTTGAGGATGAAAAGATGTCCATTCGACGCCTTGCAACAGTCTATCTAGGCATGATTGAGGACGAGGCGGTCATTCCTTACGTAGAAAAAGCATTGAAAGACAAAAGCTGGGCAGTGCGTCGTACAGCTGCTGACTGTATGAGTGACCTCGGTTTTGAAGGATTTGAGCAGGCCGCAATTGAAACGCTGAACGATAAAAACAAATTAGTTCGCTGGCGTGCAGCGATGTTCTTATATGAAACAGGAACAGAACAAGCACTTCCAGCATTGAAAGCAGCAGAAAATGATCCTGAATTTGAAGTAAAGCTACAAATCCGTATGGCTATCGCACGAATTGCAGAAGGTGAAGATGCCAAAGGGTCTGTTTGGAAACAGATGACGGAAGCACGAACGGGTGTAGCAAAAGAATAA
- a CDS encoding ABC-F family ATP-binding cassette domain-containing protein: MSQLIIENLTKTVGEKTLFNDIAFTVVSGEKVGLLGINGTGKSTLLSIVAGMEDADSMSMDHPNKYRIVYLPQEPEFDQELTVMETVFMSDAPIIKVNLEYEHALQALSADPESTFNQDQYAKFQNQMDDLSGWDINSKARTILSKLGIETFDKKMGELSGGQKKRVALAKVLIEPADLLLLDEPTNHLDVASIMWLSDYLKNEQGAIIFVTHDRYFLDELSTNIYELADKTLYTHTGNYGDYLEAKALRAEMAAATDDKLRNQYRSELKWIRRGAKARSTKQKARIGRFDELAEKVKKESSMGEMDVAMKSTRLGKKVIEAIDISKSFGGRTIIDNFSSILQSGDRIAVVGPNGAGKTTLLNMFSGQIEPDSGTIDTGTTVKIAHFQQHTPIMDENKRIIEYIQDTSNDIEDADGVRISASQMLERFLFPTNAHGTPIGKLSGGERKRLYLLKLLMEQPNVMLLDEPTNDLDLETLSVLETFIDTFPGVVITISHDRFFLDRTSTKLWVMDGSGNVDIWFGIYTDFLASYVAPEAAKPEPVVAEVAKSAPVQQKKKMTYAEKKEWETIEADIERVETDIEAAEAAMASAGADYDKLRELTIQLDALNATYETLVERWSYLQEIAEA, from the coding sequence ATGAGTCAATTGATTATTGAAAACCTGACGAAGACTGTTGGGGAGAAAACATTGTTTAACGATATCGCGTTTACAGTCGTGAGTGGAGAAAAAGTAGGCTTACTTGGTATTAATGGAACAGGTAAATCGACGTTATTGTCGATTGTTGCAGGCATGGAGGATGCCGATTCGATGTCGATGGATCATCCGAATAAATATCGAATCGTTTATTTACCCCAAGAGCCTGAATTCGATCAAGAACTTACCGTGATGGAAACCGTATTCATGAGTGATGCGCCGATTATTAAAGTCAATTTGGAATATGAGCATGCACTCCAAGCGCTTTCAGCAGATCCAGAATCGACCTTCAATCAGGACCAATATGCGAAATTCCAAAATCAGATGGATGATTTATCCGGTTGGGATATCAATTCCAAAGCACGGACAATTTTATCGAAACTTGGTATTGAAACGTTTGATAAGAAGATGGGCGAGTTATCGGGCGGACAGAAGAAACGAGTGGCGCTTGCAAAAGTTCTTATTGAGCCAGCCGATCTTTTATTGCTTGATGAACCAACGAACCATCTCGATGTGGCTTCAATTATGTGGTTGTCCGATTACTTGAAAAATGAACAAGGTGCCATCATCTTCGTTACGCATGACCGCTATTTCTTAGATGAGTTGTCCACCAATATTTATGAACTTGCAGATAAAACATTGTATACACATACAGGGAACTATGGAGATTATCTTGAGGCGAAAGCCCTTCGTGCAGAAATGGCTGCTGCGACGGACGACAAGCTTCGTAATCAGTATCGTTCTGAATTGAAATGGATTCGTCGAGGTGCCAAAGCGAGATCGACTAAACAAAAAGCGCGGATAGGTCGCTTTGATGAATTAGCAGAGAAAGTTAAAAAAGAAAGTAGCATGGGGGAAATGGACGTTGCGATGAAATCGACGCGGCTCGGTAAGAAAGTCATCGAAGCAATCGACATCTCGAAATCATTTGGTGGACGGACCATCATCGATAATTTTTCTAGTATCCTGCAGTCGGGAGATCGTATCGCAGTTGTTGGGCCAAATGGCGCCGGGAAAACAACATTATTGAACATGTTTTCTGGCCAGATTGAACCGGATAGCGGAACAATCGACACAGGAACGACGGTCAAAATTGCACATTTCCAACAACATACGCCGATTATGGATGAGAACAAGCGGATTATCGAATATATTCAAGACACATCGAATGATATTGAAGATGCAGATGGCGTACGTATTTCTGCATCACAAATGTTGGAACGTTTTCTATTCCCAACAAATGCACATGGAACACCTATAGGAAAATTATCCGGTGGCGAGCGCAAACGACTGTATTTGTTGAAACTGTTAATGGAGCAACCAAACGTCATGTTGTTGGATGAACCGACCAACGACCTTGACCTTGAGACATTATCTGTCCTTGAAACATTCATCGACACATTTCCTGGTGTCGTGATCACCATCTCTCATGACCGTTTCTTCCTAGACCGTACGTCAACGAAGCTATGGGTTATGGATGGTTCGGGAAATGTCGATATATGGTTTGGTATTTATACTGATTTTTTAGCTAGTTATGTAGCTCCAGAAGCAGCAAAGCCAGAGCCGGTGGTTGCCGAGGTCGCAAAATCAGCTCCCGTGCAACAAAAGAAAAAAATGACGTATGCAGAAAAGAAAGAATGGGAAACGATCGAGGCAGATATTGAACGTGTAGAAACAGACATCGAAGCAGCTGAGGCCGCGATGGCATCTGCCGGTGCTGATTATGATAAATTGAGAGAGTTAACGATCCAGCTAGATGCATTAAATGCAACGTATGAAACGTTAGTAGAACGCTGGTCGTATTTACAAGAAATCGCGGAAGCGTAA
- a CDS encoding LytTR family DNA-binding domain-containing protein, translating to MRIIRLTVNESQKYDQVEIIINCPQIDNQLERLIKQIHQTCITLTGIKEGLTYSLLVDDLFYIETIDNQTFLYEEKEVYVSDLKLYEIEQKLSKTYFIRISKNLIVNTAHIECVRALFNGKFEASLTNGEKVIVNRHYVKAFKEIFLS from the coding sequence GTGAGGATCATTCGTTTAACAGTTAATGAATCCCAAAAGTATGACCAGGTTGAAATTATTATCAATTGTCCACAAATCGATAATCAGCTTGAACGGTTAATCAAGCAGATTCACCAGACATGTATAACATTAACCGGAATAAAAGAGGGACTGACCTATTCGCTTCTTGTAGATGACTTATTCTATATCGAAACAATTGATAACCAAACTTTTCTTTACGAAGAAAAAGAAGTATATGTAAGCGATTTAAAGCTATACGAAATTGAGCAAAAACTAAGCAAAACATATTTTATTCGTATAAGTAAGAACTTGATTGTCAATACGGCGCATATTGAATGTGTTCGAGCATTATTCAACGGCAAGTTTGAAGCGTCTTTAACAAACGGTGAAAAAGTAATCGTCAATAGACATTATGTCAAAGCTTTCAAAGAAATCTTTTTATCGTAA
- a CDS encoding ABC transporter ATP-binding protein → MANIIEVNGLSKSFGKVKAVNDISFYVEEGSLFSFLGTNGAGKSTTISILLTLLQQDQGHVSINGYSIGKNDQAIRQEIGMVFQNSLLDPLLTVKENLAIRASFYGMTKQERNAAIKNVVAVVDLQSILDRRYGKLSGGQKRRVDIARALIHKPNILILDEPTTGLDPESRKNIWSTIQLLQKETGMTVFLTTHYIEEAANSDYVVVMKEGCIAAKGTPEQLKNDYSTHVLTISTDKADELRSSLLTDGLNFNEEKSLFHLPLSHTTDAIPLLAKFTSFISSFEVKKSSLDDVFIAINGKDVNHDDDIR, encoded by the coding sequence TTGGCTAACATTATTGAGGTGAATGGATTATCAAAGTCATTTGGCAAAGTAAAAGCAGTCAACGATATTAGTTTCTATGTAGAAGAAGGATCCCTCTTTTCTTTTTTAGGGACAAATGGCGCTGGAAAGTCGACAACCATTTCAATCCTACTGACTCTCCTTCAGCAAGACCAAGGTCATGTTAGTATAAATGGTTATAGCATCGGCAAAAATGACCAAGCCATTCGCCAAGAAATCGGTATGGTATTTCAAAACAGCTTGCTTGACCCTTTATTGACCGTCAAAGAAAATTTAGCAATTCGAGCATCCTTTTATGGGATGACAAAGCAAGAACGCAACGCCGCCATCAAGAATGTGGTGGCGGTTGTCGATCTACAATCGATATTGGATCGACGTTATGGAAAATTATCGGGTGGTCAAAAACGACGAGTGGATATTGCGCGTGCCCTCATTCATAAACCAAACATATTAATACTAGATGAACCGACAACAGGGCTAGATCCAGAAAGTCGAAAAAATATCTGGTCAACTATACAACTACTGCAAAAAGAAACGGGTATGACCGTTTTTTTAACAACACATTATATTGAAGAAGCCGCGAACTCCGATTATGTTGTCGTGATGAAAGAAGGTTGCATTGCGGCAAAAGGAACGCCAGAACAGTTGAAAAATGACTATTCAACACATGTACTAACGATTTCTACAGATAAGGCTGATGAACTGCGTAGCTCACTTTTAACAGATGGCCTCAATTTTAACGAAGAAAAGTCCCTTTTTCATCTCCCGCTTAGTCATACAACAGATGCAATACCGTTATTAGCGAAGTTTACTTCTTTCATCTCTTCTTTTGAAGTAAAAAAATCCAGTTTGGATGATGTCTTCATCGCTATTAATGGAAAGGATGTGAATCATGATGATGACATTCGCTAA
- a CDS encoding ABC transporter permease, which yields MMMTFAKRNIFLYFRDKTSVFFSLLAVMILVALYVLFLGDTTAKQLPNFPAKKALLMSWFMAGMLAVTSMTTTLASFGVFVDDRANKTYMDFYSSPISRTKLVGGYITSAVVVGFIMCMFTLIASNIFLFLSGETMLSFRDMLAVSGVTILAVLASAAMVLFLVSFFETSNAFATASTVIGTLLGFLAGIYIPIGNLPDYLQDIVKLFPVSHSAALFRQIIMETPLIDSFANAPAEVKNAFLYNMGVFYDINGNKTSTLFSVFYLCLTTLLFFVLSLFVMKRKNK from the coding sequence ATGATGATGACATTCGCTAAACGCAATATTTTCTTATACTTTCGGGATAAAACTAGTGTCTTTTTCTCGTTGCTTGCGGTCATGATTCTTGTCGCTTTATATGTATTATTTTTAGGCGACACGACTGCGAAACAACTACCCAACTTTCCAGCGAAAAAAGCATTGTTGATGTCGTGGTTCATGGCTGGAATGCTAGCCGTAACTTCGATGACAACTACACTGGCGTCTTTTGGTGTTTTTGTGGATGATCGAGCGAATAAAACATATATGGATTTCTATTCATCTCCTATTTCCCGTACAAAATTAGTCGGTGGCTATATCACCAGTGCGGTAGTTGTTGGTTTCATCATGTGTATGTTCACACTAATTGCATCAAATATCTTCCTTTTTTTATCCGGAGAAACAATGTTGTCGTTCCGTGATATGTTGGCAGTAAGCGGCGTGACTATCTTAGCGGTGTTAGCAAGTGCAGCGATGGTCCTCTTCCTAGTGTCCTTTTTCGAGACATCAAATGCCTTCGCTACCGCAAGCACAGTTATCGGAACACTTCTTGGATTTTTAGCCGGTATTTATATTCCAATAGGAAACTTACCTGACTACCTACAAGATATTGTGAAATTATTTCCAGTATCCCATTCGGCTGCATTGTTTCGACAAATCATCATGGAAACACCCCTAATCGATTCCTTTGCAAATGCTCCTGCGGAAGTAAAAAATGCATTCCTCTACAATATGGGCGTATTTTATGACATCAATGGCAATAAAACGTCTACATTATTTAGCGTCTTCTACCTTTGCCTTACGACACTATTATTTTTTGTCCTTTCGCTTTTTGTAATGAAGAGAAAAAATAAATAA
- a CDS encoding long-chain-fatty-acid--CoA ligase has protein sequence MNVPLVLPQFLDRAVTLYGDKEAVHCEGRVVTYRQLNDRVNQLSHGLRDLGIQKEDHVAYLAGNTLEMLEGFYGVFQLGAIMVPLNIRLKPEDYVFILNHSESKVLFVDQDLYSLIQPVKDQLETIQHIIVHYKDSDTAETGYDDWLASFSSEAFDRAELDENDVCSLLYTSGTTGNPKGVMLTHRNNYLHALSTMHHLRVSDSDVYLHVLPMFHVNGWGSPFYYTANGATHICSRKSTPASILAAIKAHNVSVLHMAPTVLNALLQYYDEHQPQATGLSDVRVVIAGSAPPPAFIARVEDELGWEFIQVYGMTESSPLSLISRIRSNVTGLTPEQQTELKAKAGYSMIGTDVRLLNEYGEEVAHDGEQVGEVTVRGHGVMKGYWKNKEATEEAIQNGRLLTGDMGTVDANGYINIVDRKKDVIISGGENISSIEVEGVLYEHPAILEVAVIAVPHEKWGETPHAYVVLRENMTATEQEIIAFSRERLAHFKAVTGITFVEELPKTASGKIQKVQIRDAYWEAQGKEGRLVN, from the coding sequence ATGAATGTGCCATTGGTTTTGCCGCAATTTCTTGATAGAGCTGTAACATTGTATGGAGACAAAGAAGCTGTTCATTGTGAAGGACGAGTTGTGACATATCGACAATTAAATGACCGGGTCAATCAACTATCACATGGACTGCGTGATTTGGGAATTCAAAAAGAAGATCATGTTGCCTATTTAGCAGGAAATACACTTGAAATGTTGGAAGGGTTTTATGGCGTTTTTCAACTAGGTGCTATTATGGTGCCACTCAATATTCGTTTGAAGCCAGAAGACTATGTTTTCATTTTAAATCATAGTGAATCGAAGGTGCTTTTTGTCGATCAAGATTTATATAGTTTAATTCAACCTGTGAAAGATCAACTTGAAACGATCCAACATATTATTGTGCATTATAAAGATTCCGACACAGCTGAAACAGGTTATGACGATTGGTTAGCATCGTTTTCTTCTGAAGCATTCGATCGTGCAGAGTTGGATGAGAATGACGTTTGTAGCTTGCTCTATACGAGTGGTACAACAGGTAATCCGAAAGGGGTTATGCTGACGCATCGCAATAACTATTTACATGCGTTAAGCACGATGCATCATTTACGTGTATCCGATTCAGATGTTTACTTACATGTGCTTCCTATGTTTCATGTGAATGGTTGGGGCTCTCCTTTTTACTATACAGCAAATGGGGCAACGCATATTTGTTCTAGAAAGTCGACGCCAGCGTCTATTCTCGCCGCAATCAAAGCGCATAACGTTTCGGTTTTACATATGGCTCCGACAGTTTTAAACGCTCTGTTACAGTATTACGATGAACATCAGCCGCAAGCGACGGGATTATCGGATGTTCGTGTAGTGATTGCGGGATCTGCACCACCACCTGCATTTATAGCACGGGTCGAAGATGAATTAGGCTGGGAATTCATTCAAGTATATGGGATGACTGAAAGCTCTCCGCTTAGCCTGATTTCAAGGATTCGTTCAAATGTAACAGGCTTAACGCCTGAACAGCAGACCGAATTGAAGGCAAAAGCAGGCTATTCTATGATTGGCACTGACGTCCGTCTCCTCAATGAGTACGGGGAAGAAGTTGCACATGATGGCGAGCAAGTTGGGGAAGTAACGGTACGCGGCCATGGCGTGATGAAAGGCTATTGGAAAAACAAAGAAGCAACAGAAGAAGCGATACAGAATGGCCGGCTACTAACTGGGGATATGGGAACTGTAGATGCGAACGGTTATATTAATATTGTGGACCGTAAAAAGGATGTCATCATTAGTGGAGGGGAAAACATTTCTTCAATTGAAGTTGAAGGTGTGTTATATGAGCATCCTGCGATTCTAGAGGTAGCTGTCATTGCCGTTCCGCACGAGAAATGGGGCGAAACACCGCATGCTTATGTCGTATTACGAGAAAATATGACCGCTACTGAACAAGAAATTATCGCATTTTCTAGGGAGAGACTAGCGCATTTTAAAGCCGTTACAGGCATCACATTTGTTGAAGAATTGCCGAAAACAGCATCCGGGAAAATTCAAAAAGTTCAAATTCGTGATGCTTATTGGGAAGCGCAAGGGAAAGAAGGCCGCTTGGTGAATTGA